In Sebaldella termitidis ATCC 33386, one DNA window encodes the following:
- a CDS encoding PTS system mannose/fructose/N-acetylgalactosamine-transporter subunit IIB — protein MDNLKLVRIDFRLIHGQVMTRWVKKYDITNIVVIDDKSSKSPILKKILLNAAPAGIKVEIESVESAVVRWKEGNFPKGNLLILFKDPETTGRAWKAGIDFKSLQIGGIEGSALKKNICRNIVMSKEDIDHLKPIHDGGVKVFCQPIPDDSEVPFKTALDKF, from the coding sequence ATGGATAACTTAAAATTGGTAAGAATCGACTTTAGATTAATTCACGGACAGGTTATGACAAGATGGGTAAAAAAATATGACATTACAAATATTGTAGTAATTGATGATAAATCTTCAAAAAGCCCTATACTAAAAAAGATTCTGCTTAATGCAGCACCTGCGGGAATAAAGGTGGAAATCGAATCTGTGGAAAGTGCTGTTGTTCGTTGGAAAGAAGGAAACTTTCCTAAGGGAAACCTGTTAATTTTATTCAAAGATCCCGAAACTACAGGAAGAGCATGGAAAGCAGGCATTGACTTCAAATCTCTACAGATAGGAGGAATAGAAGGCTCTGCATTGAAGAAAAATATATGCCGTAATATCGTAATGTCAAAAGAGGATATTGATCATTTGAAGCCGATTCATGACGGTGGTGTAAAAGTTTTCTGTCAGCCTATACCTGATGATTCGGAAGTGCCGTTTAAAACTGCACTGGATAAATTCTAA
- a CDS encoding PTS sugar transporter subunit IIA, which produces MIKILIVTHGPLAGALRESAAMFFGDQADDICTIGLFPTENPEDLKDKICSEIKNKDDGDGFLIFIDIFGGSPFNMAALAVEELKENHKIECFTGVNMPVLMEALTERESMTIEELTAYLEETSQGTVANLRKSLDI; this is translated from the coding sequence ATGATTAAAATTTTAATAGTAACACACGGCCCGCTTGCCGGTGCTTTACGTGAAAGTGCCGCTATGTTTTTCGGAGATCAGGCTGACGACATATGTACAATAGGATTATTTCCCACGGAAAATCCAGAGGATTTGAAAGATAAAATATGCAGTGAAATAAAAAATAAAGATGACGGCGATGGTTTTCTGATATTTATAGATATTTTCGGTGGTTCACCGTTTAATATGGCAGCACTGGCAGTGGAAGAACTAAAAGAAAACCATAAAATCGAATGCTTTACAGGAGTTAATATGCCTGTACTTATGGAGGCATTAACAGAAAGAGAATCTATGACTATAGAAGAGTTAACAGCATATCTTGAAGAGACATCACAGGGTACAGTTGCCAACCTGAGAAAATCTCTGGATATCTGA
- a CDS encoding PTS mannose/fructose/sorbose/N-acetylgalactosamine transporter subunit IIC encodes MVQALLMAFLALLNGMQWPVSWWLFREPVMAGFWVGLIYGNPVQGVMIGATINASYLGWISAGGANASDLYWAGLLGAFVAIKGGMNIEQSVAFAVPIGLLGNYVHVTYMTLASFWPTKMDKLAENGNWRAIRKIQFFGGPAIVLVLRALPVFLIALLGSEYIQIMINLLPLWAMRGLSAVGKILPALGMSMLFKFMYKKELLPFFAIGFAIAAYTGMKDLMMYAIISVCIAFVLIKLGFTDVKEES; translated from the coding sequence ATGGTACAAGCTTTATTAATGGCTTTTTTAGCCCTGTTAAACGGAATGCAGTGGCCGGTATCCTGGTGGCTTTTCAGAGAACCGGTTATGGCAGGTTTCTGGGTAGGGTTAATTTATGGAAATCCTGTACAGGGAGTAATGATAGGTGCTACTATTAATGCTTCATATCTGGGCTGGATAAGTGCCGGAGGCGCTAATGCCTCTGATTTATACTGGGCAGGATTACTCGGGGCATTCGTTGCCATCAAGGGAGGTATGAATATAGAGCAGTCAGTAGCATTTGCGGTGCCTATAGGATTACTGGGCAATTATGTACACGTCACATATATGACTCTTGCATCATTCTGGCCTACAAAAATGGATAAACTAGCTGAAAACGGCAACTGGCGCGCTATAAGAAAAATTCAGTTTTTCGGAGGCCCTGCAATTGTACTTGTGCTAAGAGCACTGCCGGTATTCCTGATAGCTTTATTAGGTAGCGAATATATACAGATCATGATTAATCTGCTGCCGCTTTGGGCAATGAGAGGATTAAGTGCTGTAGGAAAAATTCTTCCTGCATTAGGTATGTCGATGCTGTTTAAATTTATGTATAAGAAAGAACTGCTTCCTTTCTTTGCTATTGGATTTGCAATTGCCGCATATACAGGAATGAAGGACTTAATGATGTATGCAATTATTTCTGTTTGTATAGCATTTGTTTTAATCAAACTTGGATTCACTGATGTAAAGGAGGAGTCATAA
- a CDS encoding PTS system mannose/fructose/sorbose family transporter subunit IID: MAKHLDKKDIRKAAVTWWVSSHLTYNYQRLQAGAMTTVMGPLLDKMYEGDKEEVTKGLKRHMLYFNTEPRLGAVLPGMTVALEEGLANNPSDDVDDSMITEIKTALMGPLAGIGDTVFAGLLKPIFLSITLGWAAQGYIWGAFAFGIGFTLIDFALTYGMFTQGYKLGMDSIDKFLESGFINKITSFLGIVGLFCLGAMIVKYVSINAVLELELSTGKMSIGTLINKIVPSLLPLGFTLFSFWLQLKGKSITTILLILFAIGFLGGAIGLLG, encoded by the coding sequence ATGGCAAAACACTTGGATAAAAAAGATATAAGAAAGGCTGCGGTTACATGGTGGGTATCTTCACATCTTACTTATAACTACCAGCGTCTGCAGGCAGGTGCCATGACAACAGTAATGGGACCGCTGCTGGATAAAATGTATGAAGGCGACAAGGAGGAAGTGACAAAGGGATTAAAAAGACACATGCTTTACTTTAATACCGAGCCTCGTTTGGGAGCTGTTCTTCCGGGAATGACTGTTGCCTTAGAAGAAGGACTTGCCAATAATCCTTCTGATGATGTAGATGATTCTATGATTACAGAAATTAAAACAGCTCTTATGGGTCCTCTGGCAGGAATCGGAGATACTGTGTTTGCAGGACTGCTTAAGCCGATTTTCCTGAGTATTACACTGGGATGGGCTGCTCAGGGATATATATGGGGTGCATTTGCTTTTGGAATCGGATTTACGCTTATAGATTTTGCTTTGACATATGGTATGTTTACACAGGGATATAAACTAGGTATGGATTCAATTGATAAATTTCTTGAAAGCGGATTTATTAATAAGATAACCTCTTTTCTGGGAATAGTCGGTCTCTTCTGTCTCGGAGCCATGATTGTAAAATATGTATCAATCAACGCTGTATTAGAACTGGAATTATCAACAGGAAAAATGTCTATAGGAACGCTTATTAATAAAATTGTACCGTCTTTACTGCCGTTAGGATTTACTTTATTTTCATTCTGGCTGCAGCTCAAAGGAAAAAGTATTACTACAATTCTGTTAATTTTATTTGCCATAGGCTTTCTGGGAGGAGCCATCGGATTATTAGGGTAA